The following proteins come from a genomic window of Suricata suricatta isolate VVHF042 chromosome 5, meerkat_22Aug2017_6uvM2_HiC, whole genome shotgun sequence:
- the CLDN1 gene encoding claudin-1 yields the protein MANAGLQLLGFILAFLGWIGSIVSTALPQWKIYSYAGDNIVTAQAIYEGLWMSCVSQSTGQIQCKVFDSLLNLNSTLQATRALMVIGILLGLIAIFVATVGMKCMKCMEDDEVQKMRMAVFGGVVFLIAGLAVLVATAWYGNRIVQEFYDPMTPVNARYEFGQALFTGWAAASLCLLGGALLCCSCPRKTTSYPTPRPYPKPAPSSGKDYV from the exons ATGGCCAACGCGGGGCTGCAGCTGTTGGGCTTCATCCTGGCCTTCCTGGGCTGGATCGGCTCCATCGTCAGCACGGCACTGCCCCAGTGGAAGATTTACTCCTATGCCGGCGACAACATCGTGACCGCCCAGGCCATCTACGAGGGGCTGTGGATGTCCTGCGTGTCACAGAGCACCGGGCAGATTCAGTGCAAAGTCTTCGACTCCTTGCTGAATCTGAACA GCACTTTGCAAGCAACCCGCGCCTTGATGGTGATTGGCATCCTTCTGGGTCTCATAGCCATCTTTGTGGCCACTGTTGGCATGAAGTGTATGAAGTGCATGGAAGACGATGAGGTGCAGAAGATGCGCATGGCCGTCTTTGGGGGCGTGGTATTTCTCATTGCAG gTCTAGCTGTTTTAGTTGCCACAGCATGGTATGGCAATAGAATTGTTCAAGAATTTTATGACCCCATGACTCCGGTCAATGCCAG GTATGAATTTGGTCAGGCCCTCTTCACTGGCTgggctgctgcttctctctgccttctgggaGGTGCCCTACTGTGCTGCTCCTGTCCCCGGAAAACAACATCTTACCCAACACCGCGGCCTTATCCAAAACCTGCACCTTCCAGTGGGAAAGACTACGTGtga